The sequence ACACAAAACGGATTCTCGCGGGTAAGAAATTGCTCGCAGGCGCGTGCCATCGAAAACGAATGTTATGTGGCTATTGCCGGAAGTGTAGGCAACCTTCCTAAAGTTCATAACATGGACATTCAGTATGCACAATCAATGGTTTTTACACCTTGCGATTTTGCTTTCCCGGCAAATGGAGTAAAAGCTGAAGCAACGCCTAATACCGAAATGATACTAATTGCCGATGTAGATATAGGATTATTGCGCGAACTGAACCAATTTGGAAGCGTACGAAATTTAAGAGACAGGCGACAGGATCTGTTTAGTCTGAAAAAGAAATAAGTGGTAATGCAAAATTCAGAACACCAAAAACAGTTAATTGGCAGAAAGGATTATGCCGATTTTCCAGCTTTGGATTTAACAGGAATAAAAACAAAAATCGATACCGGTGCATATACTTCAAGTATTAATTGTCACTGGGTTAAAGAGACTGTAATAGACAGGAAAGAAGTGTTGGTTTGCAAATTTCTCGATCCGCAGCATCCAAAATATACTGGAAAAGAATACCTTTTCACCACTTACAAAAAAAAGAGTATAAAAAGCTCAAATGGAATTAGCGAAGACAGGT comes from uncultured Draconibacterium sp. and encodes:
- a CDS encoding RimK/LysX family protein, translated to MQNSEHQKQLIGRKDYADFPALDLTGIKTKIDTGAYTSSINCHWVKETVIDRKEVLVCKFLDPQHPKYTGKEYLFTTYKKKSIKSSNGISEDRFLIQTEIKLFNKVYSIDLSLTDRNLMKYDVLIGRKFLNKKFLVDTSVANLSHKLNRKQN